The Eremothecium gossypii ATCC 10895 chromosome IV, complete sequence genome contains a region encoding:
- a CDS encoding ADR418Cp (NOHBY448; No homolog in Saccharomyces cerevisiae), which translates to MIALVCGLGNKTVFEQHTTNNGFCQPPRHQLPKLSMGTKMNVVIVLVLGAVCQAQEQLWEEQAALLGSDERQHRLITSNSGVYKWFMSLDDMPKGILIGLAMTTVAILSGFFIVATMLYLTDVTGNSPKIDEKKAFGKKGETEELAGVVKTPVDGEASGATEALTEVARKLRSHAAAERAEAASPKAS; encoded by the coding sequence ATGATTGCTCTCGTATGCGGCTTGGGGAATAAAACGGTCTTCGAACAGCATACTACCAATAATGGCTTCTGCCAACCACCCCGTCATCAGTTACCGAAGTTATCAATGGGCACAAAGATGAATGTTGTGATCGTGCTTGTGCTCGGTGCCGTCTGCCAGGCGCAGGAGCAACTCTGGGAGGAACAAGCCGCGCTTCTCGGGAGTGATGAACGGCAGCACAGACTAATAACCTCTAATTCAGGCGTTTACAAGTGGTTTATGTCCTTAGACGATATGCCCAAGGGCATTCTGATTGGGTTGGCAATGACAACAGTAGCCATCCTGTCTGGGTTTTTTATTGTTGCGACAATGCTCTACCTTACTGACGTTACCGGGAACTCCCCAAAGATTGATGAGAAGAAGGCCTTTGGCAAGAAAGGAGAGACTGAAGAACTCGCGGGGGTTGTGAAAACCCCCGTTGATGGTGAGGCATCCGGAGCGACTGAGGCGCTGACCGAGGTTGCCCGGAAGCTCCGTAGTCACGCGGCTGCAGAGCGTGCGGAAGCAGCTTCGCCCAAGGCGTCCTAA
- the ECM1 gene encoding Ecm1p (Syntenic homolog of Saccharomyces cerevisiae YAL059W (ECM1)) has translation MAKKISKHSRAARRNEVAEPEARSLATLPRAEKTDITSTLIRTAGKNEALLEAKMNKQRSKKQRVTKKSSKEAAMSIDKERLERALNFTSRLDGKRQKSITRAKYVQSARKAGWDATNTMIRKELGDLKDLSPGQEGEDKDAMEEEREPEEEPEQTLDAVTEAPNIFSSLADDVEA, from the coding sequence ATGGCCAAGAAGATCTCCAAGCACTCAAGAGCTGCAAGGCGGAATGAAGTGGCAGAGCCAGAGGCTCGTTCGCTTGCCACTCTTCCGAGAGCAGAGAAGACAGACATCACTAGCACGCTAATCAGAACGGCCGGTAAGAATGAGGCTCTTCTCGAGGCCAAGATGAATAAACAGCGCAGCAAGAAGCAGCGTGTCACGAAGAAAAGCTCCAAAGAGGCTGCCATGTCTATAGACAAAGAACGGTTGGAGCGTGCTCTGAATTTCACAAGTAGGCTCGACGGCAAAAGGCAAAAATCCATCACCAGAGCCAAGTACGTGCAATCTGCACGGAAAGCGGGGTGGGACGCAACAAACACTATGATACGGAAAGAGCTTGGCGACTTGAAGGATCTCTCGCCGGGGCAGGAGGGTGAGGATAAAGATGCAATGGAGGAAGAACGTGAGCCCGAGGAGGAACCAGAGCAGACGCTCGACGCAGTTACAGAGGCTCCCAACATCTTCAGCAGCCTTGCGGACGATGTGGAGGCATGA